The Deltaproteobacteria bacterium genomic interval GGTATTCAACCAAGCAGAAAAAGGAAGTGGATTTGGTGATGGTTTATCAGGAAGGGATTACCCTTTATGAGGCAAAATTGCAGGGAGAGGCGCCATACAGAGCAATGGAAAGGGACGTTCAAATCATATCTCCGGAGAAATTTTTCGATTTTGTCAGCAAACAATCCAAAATAATTCAATCTACCGCCGTGGGAAAATAGCGATGCCGTTGGCGATGCGGGAAAGACCGGGTTGATCAACTTCCGATCCCTTCCATTTAAAATAGAGTTGCGTGGAACCGCCTCCGTCCAGATTGAGGGCGTCTGTGCAGTCCAAACCCTCTTCCTCTTGAGGTTTGCGAAAGAGATCGGCGAATTCCGTCATCGACATTTCTGAATTATCCGTTACGGCAATCACAATATCTCCATTGTTTTGGATGCCGATGCCGGAGCGCGGATCTATGGAAGGTTTTAATTTTTGCACTTGTCCCTGAACAACCAGTCTTGGTCCCACTTGCAGGGCGATCTCGATGTTTTTATCCTGCTGAAAAGTACGTTGCGGAACGATGCTGGGTTTTCCATCAATAATCTGAAAAACGCCCCACCAAGAAGTGGGATGAAGAGGATTGATGGTTTGACCATTCCGCACCAAAAGTCCCAGAGATTTATGTTCCGGGCTGAAGAAGCCGCCATTCACAACCAAAATGGCTTTTGATTTTTTGGCTAATAGGGCGGCGGTTGCATCAGAGGCGCCAAAATCTTTTGCCGTGGCAACAGAAAATCTGAAAAGTTTCGGGTCGATTTGGAAGGCATGAACGTTTCCGAAATTGGTATAAGCAAAGCCTTGATCTATGACTTGCCAAGTGTAGGCGTGGGCAGAGCGGCAAATTAAAAATCCAAACATCAAAATGCAGAATTTTTTTACTACCGCCATAGGTTCACCTCGGAACCTTCTTTGAGTTGATCTTGTCCCTTCGTTACCACGATGTCATTTTCTGTCAAACCTTCCTGAATTTCTGTGAGGTTTGGGTTTTCTTCATTTTTGCGCGTATAAACGCGCACCCGCCAAGCCCTGTTTTGCCGGACCACATAGACATAATCCCTGTTGCTGTCGTTCAAAACGGCTTGTGAAGGGATGCTCAATATTTTTACTTTTTGGGGACTCACAAATTGCACTTGAGCTTGCATGCCTCCCTTGAAAACCAAGTTGGGATTGGGAAGCGCCGCCTTGACTTCAAAAGTATGATGGGCACCATCGAGTTCCGGATTAATAAAGCTAACGATTGCGGGAAATTTTTGTTCTCTCAAACCTTCCACTTTCACCTGAACCGGAGTTTCTTTCCGAACCGATTGGGTGTCGCCTGCGGGAAGATTAAAGACAACAAGCATTGGGTCGGGTTTGACAAGTGTTAAAACGGTTTGATGCGCCGGAATATTTACTCCGCCGACCATATTTTTTGAGGTAATC includes:
- a CDS encoding phosphodiester glycosidase family protein, coding for MAVVKKFCILMFGFLICRSAHAYTWQVIDQGFAYTNFGNVHAFQIDPKLFRFSVATAKDFGASDATAALLAKKSKAILVVNGGFFSPEHKSLGLLVRNGQTINPLHPTSWWGVFQIIDGKPSIVPQRTFQQDKNIEIALQVGPRLVVQGQVQKLKPSIDPRSGIGIQNNGDIVIAVTDNSEMSMTEFADLFRKPQEEEGLDCTDALNLDGGGSTQLYFKWKGSEVDQPGLSRIANGIAIFPRR